In Stieleria varia, one genomic interval encodes:
- the mscL gene encoding large conductance mechanosensitive channel protein MscL yields MIKEFKEFALKGNMVDMAVAIVIGGAFATVVKSLVADIVTPPLGLLTENIKFEQMGITLRGTPGEEGAVVIGIGSFLNNMLSFLIVALAIFLLIKVMNNVRKRFEEEKVDDPTTKKCDACKMEIPIDATRCGHCTSDIPATAS; encoded by the coding sequence ATGATCAAAGAGTTCAAGGAGTTTGCGCTCAAAGGAAACATGGTCGACATGGCGGTCGCGATTGTAATCGGCGGCGCGTTCGCCACCGTCGTGAAATCGCTCGTCGCCGACATCGTGACACCGCCGTTGGGACTGCTGACCGAGAACATCAAGTTCGAACAGATGGGGATCACCTTGCGGGGGACTCCGGGCGAAGAAGGCGCGGTGGTGATCGGGATCGGGTCGTTCCTCAACAACATGTTGAGCTTCTTGATCGTTGCCCTGGCGATCTTTTTGTTGATCAAGGTAATGAACAACGTTCGCAAACGATTCGAAGAAGAAAAAGTGGACGACCCGACGACGAAAAAGTGTGACGCGTGCAAGATGGAGATCCCCATCGACGCGACCCGCTGCGGTCACTGCACCAGCGACATTCCGGCAACGGCAAGCTGA
- the yacG gene encoding DNA gyrase inhibitor YacG produces the protein MNPAGRPAEFVNCPVCRKKFLLDETKVPPFCSERCQMVDLGRWLNEDIGVPMEGGAEEIQYRDDEHESPDS, from the coding sequence ATGAACCCAGCAGGCAGACCCGCCGAATTCGTCAACTGTCCCGTTTGTCGCAAGAAATTCTTGCTCGACGAAACCAAAGTCCCACCCTTTTGCAGCGAGCGTTGCCAAATGGTAGATCTGGGCCGATGGCTCAACGAAGACATTGGCGTGCCGATGGAAGGCGGTGCTGAGGAAATCCAATATCGAGATGACGAACACGAATCGCCCGATTCGTAG
- a CDS encoding retropepsin-like aspartic protease family protein, whose translation MIDTELDIVWLPVGVMRVPVYLSRGEGKATMKWSRITQMPLGPRIAGFVFAITVIPWGISPETQAHGDERAVEVGAQAADSTPKFSDAVVDKAESILKDKGLRRSGKVIQSIETAEISRVLATLGRKQRELRLVQQDWKKLADQQSAMRDELRRLNVQDGELNLQLANVAGVNTSANNRLVGLINATRAKMRLITEQKDQLQEQLAEKRKLVNQAEAEYADLVLAARADFRTLQDTIAMALQDEQVKIALKVMRANFDVPDDLTAPRVLSALDKRIERIEQEVFSESIALDVKGGSMYVNVVVGNKSARMVVDSGATLISLPAATAAELGVVVPPGARQLNLVMADGRTIPAFGVTLSRVRVGEFEAEDVDAAILDPSALNAEPLLGMSFLGNFKFTLDRDEKTLHIIRVKAE comes from the coding sequence GTGATTGACACAGAGTTGGACATTGTTTGGTTGCCTGTCGGAGTAATGCGTGTGCCTGTTTACCTTTCCCGAGGCGAAGGAAAAGCGACGATGAAATGGAGCCGGATCACGCAGATGCCGTTGGGACCGCGGATCGCTGGGTTTGTGTTTGCGATCACGGTGATTCCATGGGGCATCTCCCCAGAAACTCAAGCCCACGGTGATGAGCGGGCTGTCGAAGTCGGTGCCCAGGCCGCCGATTCCACGCCAAAATTCAGTGATGCGGTGGTGGACAAGGCAGAGTCCATTCTAAAGGACAAAGGACTACGGCGAAGCGGCAAAGTCATTCAGTCGATCGAGACAGCGGAAATTTCTCGCGTCCTGGCGACATTGGGACGCAAACAACGTGAGTTACGATTGGTTCAGCAGGACTGGAAAAAACTTGCCGATCAGCAGTCGGCGATGCGTGACGAGCTGCGAAGATTGAATGTCCAAGACGGCGAACTGAATTTGCAATTGGCCAATGTCGCCGGGGTCAACACATCAGCAAACAACCGTCTGGTGGGGCTGATCAACGCAACGCGGGCCAAAATGCGATTGATTACCGAGCAAAAAGACCAACTGCAGGAGCAATTGGCGGAAAAGCGAAAGCTCGTCAATCAGGCCGAAGCCGAGTATGCGGATTTGGTGCTGGCTGCCCGTGCGGACTTTCGCACTTTACAAGACACCATCGCCATGGCGTTGCAGGACGAGCAAGTCAAGATCGCGTTGAAAGTCATGCGGGCGAATTTTGATGTCCCCGACGATCTGACCGCACCGCGTGTGTTGTCAGCCCTGGACAAACGAATCGAGCGAATCGAACAAGAAGTTTTCAGTGAATCGATCGCTTTGGATGTCAAAGGCGGATCGATGTACGTCAACGTCGTCGTCGGAAACAAGTCGGCACGGATGGTGGTCGACAGCGGTGCGACCCTCATCAGCTTGCCCGCGGCAACGGCCGCCGAACTGGGCGTCGTCGTGCCGCCGGGGGCTCGCCAGTTGAACTTGGTGATGGCGGACGGCAGGACGATTCCGGCGTTCGGAGTGACCCTGAGTCGTGTTCGGGTGGGCGAATTCGAAGCCGAAGACGTCGACGCGGCGATCTTGGACCCGTCAGCGCTCAACGCCGAGCCGTTGCTGGGCATGAGTTTTTTGGGGAATTTCAAATTCACCCTGGATCGCGACGAAAAAACGCTCCACATCATCCGCGTCAAGGCCGAGTGA
- a CDS encoding ClpP family protease, producing MDSPLAHHLAGNQIASSSAYQSYQRQRQLTLGDLLLENRIVFLQGEIHVGNANELVMKLLYLQSENRRKDIHFYINSPGGSVTATLAIYDTMQILSCPVATYCVGEACSGAAVLLVGGTKGKRFCLPNSRVMMHQPMGGVGGQVSDIEIQAAEMFRYRDVLNKIISNHSGQSVEKIAADTDRDFFLGAEEAKEYGLVDDILTKPPAQVEDEDE from the coding sequence ATGGATTCACCGCTAGCGCACCACTTGGCCGGCAACCAGATTGCCAGCAGCAGCGCGTACCAGAGTTACCAACGGCAGCGGCAATTGACGCTGGGCGACCTTTTGTTGGAAAACCGAATCGTGTTCTTGCAAGGCGAGATTCACGTGGGCAATGCCAACGAGTTGGTCATGAAATTGCTGTATTTGCAAAGCGAAAACCGTCGAAAAGACATCCATTTCTACATCAACAGCCCCGGCGGCAGCGTGACGGCGACGTTGGCCATCTATGACACGATGCAAATCCTGTCCTGCCCGGTGGCGACCTACTGCGTGGGCGAAGCGTGCAGTGGTGCGGCCGTACTGCTCGTCGGCGGAACCAAAGGCAAGCGGTTCTGTCTGCCCAACAGCCGAGTGATGATGCACCAGCCGATGGGCGGCGTGGGCGGTCAAGTCAGCGACATTGAGATTCAGGCCGCTGAAATGTTCCGTTACCGCGACGTGCTGAACAAAATCATCAGCAACCACAGCGGACAGTCGGTCGAGAAAATCGCCGCCGATACCGACCGAGATTTCTTCCTCGGTGCGGAGGAAGCCAAAGAATACGGGCTGGTCGACGACATCTTGACCAAACCTCCCGCGCAGGTCGAAGACGAGGACGAGTGA
- the clpP gene encoding ATP-dependent Clp endopeptidase proteolytic subunit ClpP, whose translation MPIIPYVVEKSGREERTYDIYSRLLKDRIIFLGQQVDDQISNSLVAQMLFLMSDDPKADIHLYINSPGGSITAGMAIYDTMQFVSCDVATYCIGQAASMGAVLLTAGAKGKRFALPNARIMIHQPLAGMQGTAREVEIHVQELRRIKKRMSEIMIEHTGHSLEKIETDTDRDRFMSAAEACDYGLIDKVVKKSGEAGA comes from the coding sequence ATGCCAATCATCCCCTACGTCGTCGAAAAAAGCGGTCGTGAAGAACGCACGTACGACATCTATAGCCGGCTACTCAAAGATCGAATCATCTTTCTGGGGCAACAGGTCGACGACCAAATATCCAACTCATTGGTCGCCCAAATGCTGTTCCTGATGTCGGATGATCCCAAAGCTGATATCCACCTCTACATCAACAGTCCCGGCGGCAGCATCACCGCCGGCATGGCGATCTACGACACCATGCAGTTCGTGTCCTGCGATGTCGCGACTTACTGCATCGGTCAAGCCGCCTCGATGGGCGCCGTGTTGCTGACCGCAGGTGCCAAAGGCAAACGATTCGCTTTGCCCAACGCACGCATCATGATCCACCAGCCGCTCGCCGGCATGCAAGGAACCGCACGCGAAGTCGAAATTCACGTTCAAGAACTGCGGCGGATCAAAAAACGCATGAGCGAGATCATGATCGAGCACACCGGCCACTCGCTGGAAAAGATCGAAACAGACACCGACCGGGACCGTTTCATGAGTGCCGCCGAAGCCTGTGATTATGGGCTGATCGACAAGGTCGTCAAGAAATCAGGCGAAGCAGGGGCCTGA
- a CDS encoding serine/threonine protein kinase has protein sequence MSRQQSIDERTGGAELGRFSDQNLSENEFRATVAFQHPSPRNQCGWNFAPWRKRFGAMKRDVQDENVAQKPRGREVSGFWGNPFSGCSAPVNDVAAVSESGVSGQKRPWMSALVDKLTGRTAAVQPADFDQDGMAGDEVGQRHDVAQTGSEKGLGKMLPLSRSSVDLGETQIAEFSLSGSRKSSESRSKTMTFTYAPGSRPLPPYTIRRGVGVGGFGEVYFAVSDAGKEVALKRIQRNLEIELRGVSQCLNLKHPNLVALYDIARDDTEQSWVVMEYVAGMNLRDALDQSPDGLPSEEVRRWFTGICAGVHHLHCAGLVHRDLKPGNVFDDLGIVKVGDYGLSKYISASQRGGHTESVGTFHYMAPEIGRGQYGREIDIYALGVILHELLTGRVPFDGESCHEIIVKHMTATPDLTEIAEPVRSVIGAALEKDPAKRPATVIDMFNAMGWGDITGVSALGSPVALVSQPTAAAIETTTDTQRRALSEPIARLPLTLPVATPITDAESSEPLARAVRKSAGDLRSWWNSMDQSPRAKAVFGLIIGFVLFVNTSWLVPALSVLAVFYVPYYIGRQMVLHARQQPSYAQAQRLAASVPAPSKTYAKKEWASHMRSDLRAKHTAVRIAELSSSWLAATGTVAAMTVGAGVFGLRSGDVNAMTIAPYGLLGVVVLIGSLGILGLGKLWEREDGEALPRRLVLAGLGAGVGLVAFGMTRYLMLPLSIPEREVTAMALPQALYDGNQLRASGMMAHFALLFAAIRWWRPVDPIRRKRLTLWNVAVISVAAWAIQQFLPVPQPFGILTAGGIAIAVQMSAPWINPRRVTPPQHYAPIQQPQPQRV, from the coding sequence ATGAGTCGCCAGCAATCCATCGACGAACGAACCGGCGGCGCCGAGCTGGGTCGTTTCAGCGATCAAAACCTCAGCGAAAACGAATTCCGAGCGACCGTCGCATTTCAGCATCCATCACCGCGAAATCAGTGTGGATGGAATTTTGCGCCCTGGAGGAAGCGTTTTGGAGCCATGAAAAGAGACGTCCAGGACGAAAACGTCGCCCAAAAACCGAGGGGTCGCGAGGTCTCCGGCTTCTGGGGGAACCCATTTTCCGGTTGCTCGGCACCCGTCAACGATGTTGCAGCGGTTTCAGAAAGTGGTGTCTCCGGGCAAAAACGTCCGTGGATGTCCGCTTTAGTCGATAAACTGACAGGACGCACTGCCGCGGTCCAACCAGCCGATTTTGACCAGGATGGCATGGCCGGGGATGAGGTTGGACAACGGCACGATGTCGCGCAAACTGGTTCGGAAAAAGGGCTCGGTAAAATGCTGCCGCTCAGTCGCTCATCTGTCGATCTTGGCGAGACACAAATCGCTGAGTTTTCCCTCAGTGGTTCACGGAAGTCATCGGAGTCACGTTCGAAAACCATGACCTTCACTTACGCCCCCGGATCGCGTCCATTGCCGCCGTATACGATACGGCGTGGTGTCGGCGTGGGCGGATTTGGTGAAGTGTACTTTGCGGTCAGCGACGCCGGAAAAGAAGTGGCGCTGAAACGCATTCAGCGGAACTTGGAGATTGAGCTTCGTGGTGTCTCACAATGTTTGAATCTCAAACATCCCAACTTGGTCGCTCTGTACGACATTGCTCGTGATGATACCGAGCAGTCTTGGGTGGTGATGGAGTACGTTGCGGGGATGAATCTTCGTGACGCGTTGGACCAATCACCCGATGGTTTGCCGTCCGAGGAAGTCCGCCGGTGGTTCACGGGCATCTGCGCCGGAGTGCACCACTTGCACTGCGCAGGTCTGGTTCACCGTGATCTGAAGCCGGGCAATGTGTTTGACGATTTGGGGATCGTCAAAGTCGGCGACTATGGTCTGAGCAAATACATCTCAGCATCTCAACGTGGCGGGCACACCGAAAGCGTCGGCACGTTTCACTACATGGCTCCCGAAATTGGTCGTGGCCAGTATGGACGCGAAATCGATATCTATGCACTGGGCGTGATTCTGCATGAGTTGCTGACCGGACGCGTTCCGTTCGATGGCGAGAGCTGTCATGAAATCATTGTCAAACACATGACCGCGACACCCGATCTGACAGAGATCGCCGAACCGGTCCGATCCGTCATCGGGGCGGCTTTGGAGAAAGATCCGGCGAAACGTCCAGCGACCGTGATTGATATGTTCAACGCCATGGGCTGGGGCGACATCACAGGTGTGTCGGCGCTCGGTTCACCGGTAGCCTTGGTTTCGCAACCGACGGCGGCGGCTATTGAAACGACAACTGACACGCAGCGGCGTGCTTTATCCGAACCCATTGCTCGCCTGCCGCTCACACTGCCTGTCGCCACGCCGATCACGGACGCGGAGTCCTCTGAGCCACTGGCCCGGGCGGTCCGCAAGAGCGCCGGCGACCTGCGTTCGTGGTGGAACTCGATGGATCAGTCTCCCCGCGCCAAAGCGGTGTTTGGATTGATCATCGGATTTGTGCTGTTCGTCAACACCAGTTGGCTGGTACCTGCCCTGTCTGTCCTGGCTGTCTTTTACGTGCCGTACTACATCGGTCGGCAAATGGTTTTGCATGCCAGGCAGCAACCATCGTACGCACAAGCGCAACGGCTTGCGGCCAGTGTGCCGGCTCCCAGCAAGACGTATGCTAAAAAGGAATGGGCCAGCCACATGCGAAGTGATCTGCGGGCGAAACACACCGCGGTTCGCATCGCCGAACTGAGCAGTTCATGGTTGGCGGCCACTGGAACGGTCGCCGCGATGACCGTGGGCGCAGGCGTGTTCGGTTTGCGCAGTGGCGATGTCAACGCGATGACCATCGCCCCCTATGGTTTGCTCGGCGTCGTCGTCTTGATCGGTTCACTCGGAATCCTTGGTTTGGGCAAACTGTGGGAACGAGAGGACGGGGAAGCACTGCCGCGTCGCCTGGTGCTGGCGGGACTCGGGGCCGGCGTCGGCTTGGTCGCGTTCGGAATGACTCGGTATCTGATGTTGCCGCTCAGCATCCCCGAGCGAGAAGTTACGGCAATGGCGTTGCCGCAAGCTCTGTACGACGGAAATCAACTGCGTGCTTCGGGCATGATGGCGCATTTCGCATTGTTGTTCGCGGCGATCCGGTGGTGGCGTCCGGTGGACCCGATTCGCCGCAAGCGTTTGACACTGTGGAACGTCGCTGTGATCAGTGTCGCAGCTTGGGCGATCCAGCAGTTCCTGCCGGTACCGCAACCGTTCGGCATCTTGACCGCGGGAGGCATCGCAATTGCCGTTCAGATGTCTGCCCCGTGGATCAATCCCAGACGAGTGACTCCGCCTCAGCACTACGCGCCCATCCAACAGCCCCAACCACAACGCGTTTGA
- a CDS encoding bifunctional proline dehydrogenase/L-glutamate gamma-semialdehyde dehydrogenase: MDDSLTSDAEAAIQLATTLLVRAAALQTPAERRQQSELDRMIGHDADKATLVEMTDQAFRTHTPARVADQLTHLLDVQGVPRFFSPVEQAMLKGFQAFGEYLPGVAVPLVKEKMRRETANVILPAEQQWLREHLTDRNRHGVQMNVNLLGEAILGEAEAMRRMQRVLELLKMPEVQCVSVKISTLYSQVSPLAFQYTVNVVADRLENLYRTASQEIHAASGKNKFVYLDMEEYRDLHLTTETLMEALSREGLDDCHAGIALQAYIPDSFGVMKRLIDWSTHRVQNGGRPLTIRLVKGANMEMERVEAAIAGFDQAPYHTKIETDANYKRMLRHLLDAAADGFIRVGVASHNLFDVALAMIWTEQRGASDHVQFEMLEGMANHQRRAISEHDVPMLLYAPACQRKDFINAIGYLIRRLDENTGAQNFLRHAYRLKPDTPEFKSLAGGFRESLEQSEKPTLDSQRNQDRFATPIQPPKVAVVPEFVNEPDTDWALPRHSLWAQQIIDRWLPRCDANATEIPLLIGGETAMGKRSESTDPSRPGVMVAHYEQASADQARQAVQMAKTDRSGWRAMTADQRRELLRTTAQNLRVRRADLIGAMIADGGKTIMEADPEVSEAIDFCEFYSLSAEQYYSPQWQEFHQLSVRPRGVVAVISPWNFPLAIPCGGIASALSAGNTVILKPSGNTVLVAWLLCQAFWDAGVPHDSLQLITCSGATAEEALVRNPDVDSVILTGSTQTARRMMSVRPDLHLLAETGGKNATIVSAMADRDLAIKHVVHSAFGHSGQKCSATSLLLLQDEVFHDETFRETLADAVRSITVGSAWDLHTKMGPLISPPSEVLTRGMKTLQDAESWLVMPEHVVNNPCLYRPGVKWNIREGGFMHRTELFGPVLGVMRYSRLEHAIEIVRGTGYGLTSGLESLDDREIELWRQSIHAGNLYINRPTTGAIVLRQPFGGVGLSAYGPGVKAGGPHYVLPLMRVQDAVAPQPYHEGGDESLDRPIAAWAKATIDQCDDPGIESPQLAHALESQRAAVEQEYSRQHDTFRLLGQDNLRRYRPASGLTIRFTPDDSLRDVLLALTAAVTAGTPTTLSIDPAVAYELREILESSADHEPGMIHPLEESADELVERITAGDVHRLRLLHATDSRSAESIAAAATLTTIMDAPVVAAGQIECLRYLSEQSISYDYHRYGNLGRRAAEQRTQPSANLQNA, translated from the coding sequence ATGGATGACTCGCTCACCTCGGATGCCGAAGCGGCGATCCAACTCGCCACGACGTTGCTCGTCCGGGCCGCTGCATTGCAAACACCTGCGGAGCGCCGGCAGCAATCTGAATTGGATCGCATGATCGGTCACGATGCCGACAAAGCCACCTTGGTCGAGATGACCGACCAAGCGTTTCGGACACACACCCCGGCTCGCGTTGCCGATCAGTTGACGCATCTGTTGGATGTTCAAGGCGTTCCGCGTTTCTTTAGTCCCGTCGAACAAGCCATGCTGAAGGGCTTTCAAGCGTTCGGCGAGTACCTGCCCGGCGTGGCGGTTCCCCTGGTCAAAGAAAAGATGCGGCGAGAGACGGCCAACGTCATCTTGCCCGCGGAACAACAATGGCTCCGCGAACACTTGACCGATCGCAATCGTCATGGCGTGCAAATGAATGTCAATTTGCTCGGCGAAGCCATCTTGGGCGAAGCCGAAGCGATGCGTCGGATGCAGCGTGTCTTGGAATTGCTGAAAATGCCGGAGGTTCAATGCGTCTCGGTCAAGATCTCGACGTTGTACAGCCAAGTCTCCCCGCTGGCTTTTCAATACACCGTCAACGTCGTCGCCGATCGCCTGGAGAATCTCTATCGAACCGCCAGCCAAGAGATCCACGCGGCGAGCGGAAAAAACAAGTTTGTCTATCTCGACATGGAGGAGTATCGCGATCTGCATTTGACCACCGAGACGCTGATGGAAGCGCTCTCGCGTGAAGGACTCGATGACTGTCACGCGGGAATCGCTTTGCAGGCCTACATCCCCGATTCCTTTGGCGTCATGAAACGCTTGATCGATTGGTCGACCCACCGAGTTCAAAACGGAGGTCGACCCCTCACGATCCGGTTGGTCAAAGGCGCCAACATGGAGATGGAACGTGTGGAAGCAGCCATCGCAGGTTTTGACCAGGCACCGTACCACACCAAGATCGAGACCGACGCAAACTACAAACGCATGTTGAGGCATCTGCTCGATGCCGCGGCGGACGGTTTCATTCGTGTCGGCGTTGCCTCACACAATCTGTTCGACGTCGCTCTGGCGATGATTTGGACGGAGCAACGCGGGGCGAGCGATCATGTTCAGTTTGAAATGCTGGAGGGCATGGCGAACCACCAGCGTCGTGCAATTTCCGAACACGATGTGCCAATGTTGCTCTACGCACCGGCATGCCAACGCAAGGATTTTATCAACGCGATCGGATACTTGATTCGTCGTTTGGATGAAAACACCGGCGCACAAAATTTCTTGCGTCACGCCTACCGACTGAAACCCGACACGCCCGAGTTCAAATCGCTGGCGGGCGGGTTTCGCGAGTCGTTGGAACAGTCCGAGAAACCCACGCTCGATTCACAACGCAATCAAGATCGGTTTGCGACGCCGATTCAACCGCCCAAGGTTGCCGTGGTGCCGGAGTTCGTCAATGAACCGGACACCGACTGGGCGTTGCCCCGGCATTCGCTGTGGGCACAACAGATCATCGATCGATGGTTGCCCCGTTGCGATGCCAACGCGACTGAGATCCCTTTGTTGATCGGCGGTGAAACCGCGATGGGGAAACGCAGCGAGTCGACGGATCCGTCACGCCCTGGCGTCATGGTCGCGCACTACGAGCAGGCCTCGGCCGATCAAGCCCGCCAGGCGGTGCAGATGGCCAAGACAGATCGGAGCGGATGGCGAGCAATGACGGCGGACCAACGTCGCGAACTGCTGCGAACCACTGCTCAGAACTTGAGAGTCCGACGCGCGGACTTGATCGGCGCGATGATCGCTGACGGAGGCAAGACGATCATGGAGGCTGATCCGGAAGTCAGCGAAGCGATCGATTTTTGTGAGTTTTACTCGCTGAGCGCGGAACAGTACTATTCGCCCCAGTGGCAGGAGTTTCATCAATTGAGCGTCCGGCCACGCGGCGTTGTGGCGGTGATCTCACCTTGGAACTTCCCATTGGCAATTCCATGCGGAGGCATCGCGTCGGCCCTTTCGGCCGGCAACACCGTGATCCTCAAACCGTCCGGCAACACGGTCCTGGTGGCTTGGTTGCTCTGCCAAGCGTTCTGGGACGCCGGAGTCCCGCATGACTCACTGCAACTGATCACGTGCAGCGGTGCGACGGCGGAAGAGGCCTTGGTGCGGAATCCTGACGTGGACTCCGTGATCTTGACCGGCAGCACGCAAACCGCACGACGAATGATGAGCGTGCGTCCAGACTTGCATCTGTTGGCTGAAACCGGCGGCAAGAACGCGACGATCGTCTCCGCGATGGCCGATCGTGACTTGGCGATCAAGCATGTGGTGCATTCGGCGTTCGGCCACAGCGGGCAAAAATGCAGTGCGACATCGTTGCTGTTGCTGCAAGATGAAGTCTTTCACGACGAGACCTTTCGTGAAACGTTGGCCGACGCGGTGCGAAGCATCACCGTGGGATCGGCGTGGGACCTGCACACCAAAATGGGGCCGTTGATTTCGCCACCGAGCGAAGTCCTGACGCGTGGCATGAAAACATTGCAAGACGCCGAGTCTTGGTTGGTCATGCCGGAGCATGTGGTGAACAATCCGTGCCTGTATCGTCCAGGTGTGAAATGGAACATTCGCGAAGGCGGTTTCATGCACCGAACGGAACTCTTCGGCCCCGTCCTGGGTGTGATGCGTTACTCGCGATTGGAGCACGCGATAGAGATTGTTCGCGGCACCGGTTACGGCCTGACCAGTGGTTTGGAAAGTCTGGACGATCGCGAGATCGAACTTTGGCGTCAGTCAATTCACGCCGGTAATCTGTACATCAATCGGCCCACCACCGGGGCCATTGTTCTGAGGCAACCATTCGGCGGTGTCGGACTGAGTGCCTACGGACCGGGTGTCAAAGCGGGTGGGCCACACTATGTCCTGCCCCTGATGCGGGTGCAGGATGCCGTTGCTCCGCAGCCTTACCACGAGGGTGGCGATGAATCACTTGATCGTCCCATCGCTGCATGGGCCAAAGCAACAATCGATCAGTGTGATGACCCCGGAATCGAATCACCGCAATTAGCGCATGCGTTGGAGAGTCAACGAGCAGCGGTTGAGCAAGAGTATTCTCGCCAGCACGACACATTCCGCTTGCTCGGCCAAGACAACCTACGGCGCTATCGCCCCGCCAGCGGGCTGACGATTCGTTTCACGCCAGATGATTCGCTTCGTGACGTCCTGCTGGCATTGACTGCTGCCGTCACCGCCGGGACACCGACCACGCTGTCAATCGATCCCGCAGTGGCGTACGAACTCCGAGAAATACTGGAGTCATCGGCTGATCACGAACCCGGGATGATCCATCCGCTTGAGGAATCGGCAGATGAATTGGTCGAGCGAATTACCGCCGGTGACGTCCACCGCCTGCGTCTCCTTCATGCCACTGACTCACGTTCAGCCGAGTCCATTGCAGCCGCGGCGACTTTGACCACCATCATGGATGCTCCAGTGGTCGCGGCCGGCCAAATCGAATGCCTGAGATACTTGAGTGAACAGTCCATCAGTTACGACTACCACCGCTACGGCAACCTGGGCCGCCGCGCGGCTGAACAGCGAACGCAGCCTTCGGCGAATCTCCAAAACGCATGA
- the rnc gene encoding ribonuclease III → MFDSIGPEQQAKLEKCQELIDYRFQDLSLLLSALTHASGATHRLASNERLEFLGDAVLGLTVCHWLFEEYPEYSEGDLTKIKSAVVSRRACGKIAWQIGLDQCLIVGRGVTRNRSFPRSLVSDVFESIVAAMFLDGGPDVVRERLKRWLGEEVRMAVQSQGSGNYKSALQQRAQRELNCTPVYRLKRESGPDHHKAFLISAVVNDEEYAPAWGENKKEAEQKAAANALAAMNNEPLPFPPPQESDEAET, encoded by the coding sequence CTGTTCGATAGCATTGGACCTGAACAGCAGGCCAAATTGGAAAAATGCCAGGAACTGATCGACTATCGATTCCAGGATCTGTCTTTGCTGCTGTCCGCACTGACTCACGCCTCGGGGGCAACACATCGCTTGGCCAGTAACGAACGACTGGAGTTCCTGGGTGATGCCGTACTTGGCCTGACGGTTTGTCACTGGCTCTTTGAGGAGTACCCGGAGTACAGCGAAGGCGATTTGACGAAGATCAAATCGGCGGTGGTCAGTCGACGGGCGTGTGGCAAGATCGCTTGGCAGATCGGATTGGATCAATGTTTGATCGTCGGTCGCGGCGTGACACGCAATCGCAGTTTTCCGCGATCGCTGGTCAGCGATGTCTTCGAATCGATCGTGGCAGCGATGTTTCTCGACGGCGGTCCGGATGTGGTCCGTGAGCGTTTGAAAAGGTGGTTGGGGGAGGAAGTCCGGATGGCGGTTCAGAGCCAGGGTTCGGGCAACTACAAGTCAGCCTTACAGCAACGCGCCCAACGCGAACTCAATTGCACACCGGTTTATCGGTTGAAGCGAGAATCGGGGCCGGATCACCACAAAGCGTTTTTGATCAGTGCGGTCGTCAATGACGAAGAATACGCACCGGCGTGGGGCGAAAACAAAAAAGAAGCCGAACAGAAGGCCGCAGCCAATGCACTGGCTGCGATGAACAACGAACCGCTGCCGTTTCCCCCGCCGCAGGAAAGCGACGAAGCGGAAACGTGA